ACGGAGCGGCGGGTGGCCGGGACGGCGAGGACGACGGCGGTGGCCGCGACCGCGCCGAGGGCGAGCACGCGCGGCACGTCAGGCCTCCCGCGAGGGGCGGACGAGGCGGCGCACGGCGTAGGAGAACGACGCCAGCTTGATGAGGGGCGCGCCCACGGTGGCCGAGACGAGCGTCGTCACCGCGGAGACGTTCTGCGAGACCTCCGCGGCGGACGTCGTGATGACGTCCACCTTGCCGAGCTGGGCGTTGCTCGCCGCGATCGTCGCCGCCGCCTCGTCGACGACGGGCACGGCGTGCTCGGTGATCTGGCGGACGGAGTCCGTGGCGGCGTCAAGGACGCGACCCAGCTTGAGGAGCGGGACGGCGAGGAACGCCACGAGCACGACGAAGGCGAGGGCGGCAATGATCCCGGCAATGTCACCGATGGACATCCGTGCTCCTTGGGTGGGGGGAAGGGGCCGGTGCGAAGGCTACCGGTGGACGACGGCGCCCCGGGAACCGGCAGGACCGGCGCCCGGGGCGCGTCGAGGAAGGACCGGCGTCAGCGCGAGTAGTACTCGACGACCAGCTGGACGTCGCAGGTCACGGGGACCTCGTCGCGCTTGGGGCGACGGACGAGCTCGGCGCGCAGCTTCTCGACCTGCACGTCGAGGTAGGCCGGGACGGCGGGCAGGACGTCGCGGTGGGCGCCGGCGGCGGCCACCTGGAACGGCGTCATGACCTGGCTCTTCGGCTTGACCTGGATGACCTGGCCGGGCTTGACCCGGAAGGACGGGCGGTCGACGAGCTTGCCGTCGACGAGGATGTGGCGGTGCACGACGATCTGGCGGGCCTGGGCGATCGTGCGGGCGAAGCCGGAGCGCAGGACGAGGGCGTCCAGGCGCATCTCGAGGAGCTCGACGAGCGCCTCACCGGTCATCCCGCTCTCGCGACGGGCCTCCTCGAAGGTGCGCTGGATCTGCACCTCACGCAGGCCGTACTGGGCGCGCAGACGCTGCTTCTCCTTGAGCCGGACCGCGTAGTCGGACTCGGTGCGGCGACGGGCGCGGCCGTGCTCGCCCGGCGGGTAGGGGCGCTTCTCGAAGTACTTGACCGCCTTGGGCGTCAGCGCGAGGCCGAGGGCCCGGGACAGCCGCACCTGGCGGCGCGAACGGCTCTGGTTGTTCTTGCTCAACGAAAACACTCTTCCTGTCGTGGGAACGTCACGCCGGGCGGACGGACGTCCGTCGGCGCGGGATCGACCGTCGTGGCCATGACCCC
The sequence above is a segment of the Georgenia faecalis genome. Coding sequences within it:
- a CDS encoding DUF948 domain-containing protein: MSIGDIAGIIAALAFVVLVAFLAVPLLKLGRVLDAATDSVRQITEHAVPVVDEAAATIAASNAQLGKVDVITTSAAEVSQNVSAVTTLVSATVGAPLIKLASFSYAVRRLVRPSREA
- the rpsD gene encoding 30S ribosomal protein S4; this encodes MSKNNQSRSRRQVRLSRALGLALTPKAVKYFEKRPYPPGEHGRARRRTESDYAVRLKEKQRLRAQYGLREVQIQRTFEEARRESGMTGEALVELLEMRLDALVLRSGFARTIAQARQIVVHRHILVDGKLVDRPSFRVKPGQVIQVKPKSQVMTPFQVAAAGAHRDVLPAVPAYLDVQVEKLRAELVRRPKRDEVPVTCDVQLVVEYYSR